One Ancylobacter novellus DSM 506 genomic window, CCTTCGGCGGCGAGCGCGCCGATCACTAGCGACACCGAGGCGCGCAGATCCGTCGCCATCACCGGCGCGCCCTTGAGCTTCTCGACGCCTTCGATGGTGGCGATCTCGCCGTCGAGATGGATGCGGGCGCCGAGCCGGGCGAGCTCCTGCACATGCATGAAGCGGTTCTCGAAGATGGTCTCGGTGATCTTCGAGGTGCCGCGCGCCCGCGTGGTCAGCGCCATCAGCTGCGCCTGCAGGTCGGTCGGGAAGCCGGGGAAGGGCGCAGTGGTCACCTCGACCGGCGATATGCCGGCGCCGTTGCGCTTCACCCGCAGCCCCTCGTTCGACACCGTCACCTCGGCGCCGCACTCGCGCAGCGTGTCGAGCGCGGAATCGAGCAGGTCGGCGCGCGCGCCGGAGAGCATCACGTCGCCACCGGTCATTGCCACCGCCATGGCGTAGGTGCCGGTCTCGATACGGTCCGGCAGCACCGAGTGGTGCGCGCCCTTGAGCCGCGGGACGCCGGTGATGCGGATGGTCGAGGTGCCCTGTCCCTCGATGCGCCCGCCCATAGCGTTGATGCAATCGGCGACGTCGACGATCTCCGGCTCGCGCGCGGCGTTCTCGAGGATCGTCTCGCCTTCCGCGAGGCTCGCCGCCATCATCGCCGTGTGGGTGGCGCCGACCGAAACCTTCGGGAACAGGATATGCGCGCCCTTCAGCCCCTTCGGGGCGCGTGCGAGCACGTAGCCCGCATCGATCTCGATCTCGGCCCCGAGCGCGCGCAGCGCGTCGAGATGGAAGTCGACCGGGCGCGTGCCGATGGCGCAGCCGCCGGGCAGCGAGACCTTGGCCTCGCCCATGCGCGCCACCAGCGGGCCGATGACCCAGAAGCTGGCGCGCATCTTCGAGACCAGCTCATAGGGCGCGGTGGTGTCGACGATCACCCGCGCGTCGATCTCCATCGTCTGGCCGCTATAGGGGTCGTCGCCGCGCCGCTTGCCGTTCACCGTGATGTCGATGCCGTGATTGCCGAGGATGCGCTGCAGCTGCGACACGTCGGCGAGGCGGGGCACATTGTGCAGCACCAGCTTCTCGTCGGTGAGCAGGCCCGCGATCATCAGCGGCAGGGCGGCGTTCTTGGCGCCGGAAATCGGGATCGACCCGGTGAGCGGATTGCCACCGACGATGCGGATGCGGTCCATGAGGTTCAACACTCCCTTCCCAGCCAAGGCCGTCGAGCTTCGCGGCAGATGGCGCGCGGCCTGTTCGGGCGCAAGGACGATAAAAGTCGCGCCCGCTGCCTCCCCTGAGGCGGCATGACGGGACGATGGGGCCGATTCGTGGCGCCGCCGCCCTTATCCCCCTAAAGGTCTAGCGCGTGTTACGCAGCGCGACAACGAGAGGCCGCCTCAGCCGCTACGGTTGGGCTTTGGCGCGGAGGCCTGCGGAGCGGCGTCCGGCGCGTCCTTGTTCGCCGATCCGGCGTCCGGCACGGGCGCCTCGTTCGGCCTGGCGGGCTCCATGCTCTCCGCCTGGCGGCCGCGCATCTGCGCCTTGCGCCGCTTGAGGTTCTCGCGCAGCGCCGCCGCCAGCCGCTCGGCGCGCGCGGCGTCGTCCGCGCTGCTCATCCTTGTCTCCCGCCCGCGCGCGCCAAGAAGCCGAGGCTGTCGGCGCGCATGTCTTCGTGCGCAGTCCTAATAAAGGCCGCGCGCCGGGGGAAGAGGCGGCCGCCTCCAGAGGGGTTTCCACCGCGGCGCCGTGAATTGCATGCCCGGTGCTTGCGCCGGCCGGCGCGCTGTGGCAAAGGTCCCCGCGCTTCGGCGGCCCTGCCCGCCGGCCCGTCGGCGCTGCGGTAGCTCAGTGGTAGAGCACTCCCTTGGTAAGGGAGAGGTCGAGAGTTCAATCCTCTCTCGCAGCACCATCCAGTTTCCCCGACATCGCCTCTACCGGCTCGCGCGGCGCCACGCGCTTAGCGGCGCACGTCCCCTATGATCCACTCGATGAGGTCCAGCGCCGGGGCGGACGGTTCGCGGCCGGGCCTCATCCAATAGCCGCTTTCGGCGCGCGAGAGCGCCGGGCCGGCGGCGACCAGCGTGCCGTCGGCGATGGCGCCGTCGATGAGACCCGCCCAGCCGAGCGCGACGCCCTGGTCGGCGATCGCCGCCTGCACCACGAGGCCGTAGGTGTTCAGGCTGAGGTCGCCCGGGCCGGGCTCGCGCGCCACATGCATGGCGGCGAACCAGTCGCTCCAGACGAACCAGCGCGGATGCGGCGTGCTGTCGAGATGCAAGAGCGGCAGGCCGACGATGGCGCGCGGATCGTCGGTCAGCCCGTGCCGCGCAGCGAAGTGCGGGCTGCAGACCGGATAGACGCACTCCTCGAAGAGCTGCGTGGCGCCCGCGCCGAAATCCGATTGCGTGCCGAACAGCACGGCGACGTCCTCGGCCTCGTCCGTGCCGGGATCGGCGGCGGCCGAGGCGATGATGTGGACTTCCGTGTCCGGATGCACCAGCCGGAACTGCGCCACGCGCGGCATCATCCAGAACGAGGCGAAGCCGTAATCGGTGAAGAGGCGCACCACTGGTCGCCGGCTCATGCGCCTTATGGCGCGGGCGCCGGCGTCGAGCTCGGCCACCGCCGCGCTGGCGGCGCGGTGCAGCCGCTCGCCGGCGGGCGAGAGCGTGCTGCCGCGATGCCCACGTTCGAGCAGCGGGGTGCCGAGCTGCCGTTCGAGATTGCGCACGGTGTAGCTGACCGCCGGCTGGGAGAGGCCGAGCTCATGGGCGGCCGCGGTCAGGCTGCCGAGGCGACCGACGGCCTCGAAGATCCGCACCCAGCCAAGGTCGAGAAGGCGCTCAGCCATAAAGAGCCATTAGGGCTGCCATTGAAAAGACGGAGCTTCACAGCGGCTACCATTTAACGGTTTGATGAACGTCGGGGCAAGGCGGCCACAGACCCAAAGGGCAGCCCTCTTGCGGTGTTTCGGCTCTCACCCTTTCCAGAGGTTCGACCATGAATCGCTTCGTAAGGGCCGCTTGCGCCCTCTCTTTATTCCTCTCCGCCGGTGCCGCAGTCGCGGCTGACGCGCCCGCCTGCAAGACGATCCGCATGTCCGATCCCGGCTGGACGGACATCACCTCCACCAATGCCATCGCCGGCGTGCTCTTAAGCGGGCTCGGCTACACGCAGGACGTCAAGACGCTCTCGGTGCCGATCGGCTACGAATCGATGAAGAACGGCAATCTCGATGTCTTCCTCGGTAATTGGATGCCGGCGCAGCGGAAGTTCATGGATGCGCTGAACGAAGCCAAGGCGGTCGAGGTGCTCGCCACCAACCTGACCGGTGCCAAGTTCACCCTCGCCGTGCCGAACTATGTCGCCGAGGCGGGCGTGAAGGACTTCAAGGACCTCGTCGCCAATGCCGACAAGTTCGGCAGCCAGATCTACGGCATCGAGCCGGGTGCGCCGGCCAATGCCAACATCCAGAAAATGATCGACGCCAACGACTTCGGCCTGAAGGGCTGGAAGGTGGTGGAATCCGGCGAGCAGGCGATGCTGGCGCAGGTCAAGCGCTCGGGCAACGGCAAGGGCTGGATCGTGTTCCTCGCCTGGGCGCCGCACCCGATGAACGAGACCTTCGACATCACCTATCTCTCCGGCGGCGACGCCTATTTCGGCCCGAATTTCGGCGGTGCCGATGTGCGCACTCTTGCGCGCGTCGGTTGGGCCGCGCAGTGCCCCAATGCGGCGACCTTCTTCAAGAACCTGAAGTTCGACCTGCCTCTGGAGAACGCCATGATGGGCAAGATCCTGGACGAGGGGCTGGAGCCGGCCGCCGCCGCCAAGGCGTGGCTCAAGGCGCATCCCGCCGCGCTCGAACCTTGGCTTGCCGGCGTTACCACCTTCGACGGCAAGCCCGGCCTGCCGGCGGTGAAGGCCTCGCTCGGGCTTTGACCAAGCCTCCTGGCACTATGGACGGGCGCCACGGCGCGCCCGTCCACCTTTTGCGTGGTGGAAACGGTAATGATGCGTCCCAACATCCTCGTCCTCATGGTCGACCAGCTGAACGGGACGCTGTTCCCGGACGGCCCCGCCGACTTCCTCCACGCACCGCACCTGAAGGCGCTGGCCGCGCGCTCGGCCCGCTTCGCCAACGCCTACACGGCGAGCCCGCTCTGCGCGCCGGCACGGGCCTCCTTCATGTCCGGCCAGCTGCCGAGCCGCACCCGCGTCTATGACAATGCGGCGGAGTTCACCTCGGATATCCCGACCTACGCGCATCATCTGCGGCGCGCCGGCTATCACACGGCGCTGTCCGGCAAGATGCATTTCGTCGGGCCGGACCAGCTCCACGGCTTCGAGGAGCGCCTGACCACCGACATCTACCCGGCCGATTTCGGCTGGACGCCGGACTACACCAAGCCCGGCGAACGCATCGACTGGTGGTACCACAATCTCGGCTCGGTCACCGGCGCCGGCGTGGCGGAGATCACCAACCAGCTCGAATATGACGACGAGGTCGCCTACCACGCCGGCCGCAAGCTCTACGACCTCGCCCGCGGGCATGACGAGCGGCCCTGGTGCCTGACGGTTAGCTTCACCCACCCGCACGACCCCTATGTCGCGCGCAAGCGCTTCTGGGACCTGTACGAGGACTGCCCGGCGCTCGACCCGGTCGTCGCGCCCATCCCGTTCGAGGCGCAGGACCCGCATTCCCAGCGGCTGATGCTGGCGAGCGACCATGCGGCCAGCCACGTCACCGACGAGGATGTGCGGCGCTCGCGCCGGGCCTATTTCGCCAACATCTCCTATATCGACGAGAAGATCGGCGAGCTGATCGACATCGTCGAGCGCTGCCGGATG contains:
- the murA gene encoding UDP-N-acetylglucosamine 1-carboxyvinyltransferase, which codes for MDRIRIVGGNPLTGSIPISGAKNAALPLMIAGLLTDEKLVLHNVPRLADVSQLQRILGNHGIDITVNGKRRGDDPYSGQTMEIDARVIVDTTAPYELVSKMRASFWVIGPLVARMGEAKVSLPGGCAIGTRPVDFHLDALRALGAEIEIDAGYVLARAPKGLKGAHILFPKVSVGATHTAMMAASLAEGETILENAAREPEIVDVADCINAMGGRIEGQGTSTIRITGVPRLKGAHHSVLPDRIETGTYAMAVAMTGGDVMLSGARADLLDSALDTLRECGAEVTVSNEGLRVKRNGAGISPVEVTTAPFPGFPTDLQAQLMALTTRARGTSKITETIFENRFMHVQELARLGARIHLDGEIATIEGVEKLKGAPVMATDLRASVSLVIGALAAEGESMIHRVYHLDRGFERLEEKLSACGAEIERLAG
- a CDS encoding choline sulfate utilization transcriptional regulator; this encodes MAERLLDLGWVRIFEAVGRLGSLTAAAHELGLSQPAVSYTVRNLERQLGTPLLERGHRGSTLSPAGERLHRAASAAVAELDAGARAIRRMSRRPVVRLFTDYGFASFWMMPRVAQFRLVHPDTEVHIIASAAADPGTDEAEDVAVLFGTQSDFGAGATQLFEECVYPVCSPHFAARHGLTDDPRAIVGLPLLHLDSTPHPRWFVWSDWFAAMHVAREPGPGDLSLNTYGLVVQAAIADQGVALGWAGLIDGAIADGTLVAAGPALSRAESGYWMRPGREPSAPALDLIEWIIGDVRR
- the choX gene encoding choline ABC transporter substrate-binding protein, whose translation is MNRFVRAACALSLFLSAGAAVAADAPACKTIRMSDPGWTDITSTNAIAGVLLSGLGYTQDVKTLSVPIGYESMKNGNLDVFLGNWMPAQRKFMDALNEAKAVEVLATNLTGAKFTLAVPNYVAEAGVKDFKDLVANADKFGSQIYGIEPGAPANANIQKMIDANDFGLKGWKVVESGEQAMLAQVKRSGNGKGWIVFLAWAPHPMNETFDITYLSGGDAYFGPNFGGADVRTLARVGWAAQCPNAATFFKNLKFDLPLENAMMGKILDEGLEPAAAAKAWLKAHPAALEPWLAGVTTFDGKPGLPAVKASLGL
- the betC gene encoding choline-sulfatase is translated as MMRPNILVLMVDQLNGTLFPDGPADFLHAPHLKALAARSARFANAYTASPLCAPARASFMSGQLPSRTRVYDNAAEFTSDIPTYAHHLRRAGYHTALSGKMHFVGPDQLHGFEERLTTDIYPADFGWTPDYTKPGERIDWWYHNLGSVTGAGVAEITNQLEYDDEVAYHAGRKLYDLARGHDERPWCLTVSFTHPHDPYVARKRFWDLYEDCPALDPVVAPIPFEAQDPHSQRLMLASDHAASHVTDEDVRRSRRAYFANISYIDEKIGELIDIVERCRMADDTVIVFVSDHGDMLGERGLWFKMNFLEGSARVPLMVAAPGLPAGQIDRPVSTLDVLPTLAHLAALDLSGIMPWTDGESLVPLARGDGSRSAVPMEYAAEGSYAPLVALRDGPWKLSLCELDPPMLTNLDEDPHELANRAQDPACADIMARMTTAMRSRWDLARFDAEVRSSQARRHVVYEALRNGAYYPWDFQPLQKASERYMRNHMDLNILEESQRYPRGE